In Ignavibacteriales bacterium, the following proteins share a genomic window:
- a CDS encoding ABC transporter permease: protein MRVLKLIFKNALRHKLRTSLTILGMAIAVMAFGVLRTVVDMYYEGLEATAANRLITRHSVSFVFPLPYSYRDKIAKIPGVETVSFANWFGGTYKDKNNFFARMGVDPETIFDVYPEYLISAKELETFKQERNSCIVGSTIAKQYGFKIGDIIPIDGDIYPGKWEFVVRGIYKPRDKSTDGTQMFFHWSSIDERMKVEMPGRAGNVGWYIIKIKDPAQAAAISEQVDTPFKNSSNSTKTETERAFTQGFISGFSSLLNAMNAVSYIIIGIIMLVLGNTMIMSARERTCEYAVLKTLGFSGGHLFGLIFGESLFISALGAGAGVLLTYPVVAGIEAVVPKGFFPYFFITPSTLIIAASAALLIGVAASIFPIQRALRTKIVDGLRFAG, encoded by the coding sequence ATGCGAGTACTTAAACTTATTTTTAAAAATGCATTACGTCATAAACTCCGGACGTCGCTTACCATCCTTGGTATGGCGATTGCTGTGATGGCTTTCGGCGTTTTGCGCACCGTTGTGGATATGTATTATGAGGGATTGGAGGCAACCGCCGCGAATCGCCTCATAACGCGGCATTCAGTCTCGTTCGTTTTCCCGCTTCCTTATTCATACCGGGACAAGATAGCAAAAATTCCAGGTGTCGAAACAGTATCTTTTGCTAATTGGTTCGGGGGGACGTATAAAGATAAAAATAATTTTTTCGCACGTATGGGCGTTGATCCCGAAACAATTTTCGATGTATATCCTGAATACCTTATTAGCGCAAAAGAACTTGAAACATTCAAACAGGAACGCAACTCGTGTATTGTTGGCTCGACAATTGCAAAACAATACGGCTTTAAGATCGGCGATATTATTCCCATTGATGGCGACATTTATCCGGGCAAATGGGAGTTTGTTGTCCGCGGCATTTATAAACCGCGAGATAAATCGACCGATGGAACGCAAATGTTTTTTCACTGGTCATCGATCGATGAACGTATGAAAGTGGAAATGCCAGGACGAGCGGGAAACGTTGGCTGGTATATTATTAAAATTAAGGATCCGGCACAAGCCGCAGCTATTTCGGAACAAGTTGATACACCTTTTAAAAATTCTTCGAATTCAACCAAAACAGAAACAGAACGTGCATTTACACAGGGTTTTATTTCGGGGTTCAGCTCGCTGCTTAATGCGATGAACGCTGTTTCTTACATTATTATTGGCATTATTATGCTCGTACTCGGCAATACAATGATCATGTCTGCACGCGAGCGAACATGCGAATATGCGGTACTGAAGACGCTCGGATTTTCCGGCGGACATTTATTCGGACTTATTTTCGGCGAATCATTGTTTATCTCAGCACTCGGCGCGGGTGCAGGAGTGTTGCTCACTTACCCGGTCGTTGCCGGCATTGAAGCGGTTGTACCCAAAGGATTCTTTCCGTACTTTTTCATAACTCCTTCAACGCTTATTATTGCCGCGAGCGCTGCATTGCTTATCGGTGTTGCTGCTTCGATCTTTCCGATCCAGCGTGCATTAAGAACAAAGATTGTTGATGGTTTAAGGTTTGCGGGATAA
- a CDS encoding DUF418 domain-containing protein, with protein sequence MVDKENYIKNMNVDNQSANKTKTSIESRIHVVDALRGFAIVSIMFLHNIEHFDFYYSPTNLPAWMVRLDKGIWDSLFFLFGGKSYAIFALLFGLTFFIQSNNQEKRGKDFRGRFAWRLVLLLAFGLINSAFYEGDILTIYAVIGFVLIPVATLGNSTVFWIAFLLMLQPYEWINFLNGLQNPDLKMVDPVSWSYFGKIGEYITGNSLLKTWIGNLTTGKIGVLIWNWENGRVFQTASLFMFGMLAGRKALFVMSAESKRFWVKTLIIAFILFIPLFIAKNGIGHWVNSVAIHRPLITIISSWSNMAFMLVLVSGFVLLFQTRFFHRFLNVFSSFGRMSLSNYIMQSIIGSFIYYGFGLGLYQYTGATFCLLIGIVLAVLQGCFSSWWFKHRTKGPLETIWHNVTWVGSK encoded by the coding sequence ATGGTAGACAAAGAAAATTATATAAAAAATATGAATGTTGATAATCAAAGTGCCAATAAAACTAAGACTTCAATTGAATCACGTATTCATGTCGTTGATGCGTTGCGTGGTTTTGCTATTGTATCGATCATGTTTTTACACAATATCGAACATTTCGATTTCTATTACTCTCCAACGAATCTTCCTGCTTGGATGGTTCGTTTAGATAAAGGTATTTGGGACAGCTTATTTTTTCTGTTTGGCGGAAAATCATATGCTATTTTCGCTCTACTTTTTGGTCTGACGTTTTTCATTCAATCAAATAATCAAGAGAAAAGAGGCAAAGATTTTAGGGGACGATTTGCTTGGAGGTTAGTTCTTTTGCTTGCTTTTGGTCTCATCAATTCTGCGTTCTACGAAGGGGATATTCTTACTATTTATGCAGTTATTGGTTTCGTGTTGATCCCTGTCGCCACGCTGGGAAATAGTACTGTATTTTGGATTGCATTTTTATTGATGCTTCAGCCTTATGAGTGGATCAACTTTTTAAATGGATTACAAAATCCCGATTTAAAAATGGTCGATCCTGTATCATGGTCATACTTTGGTAAGATTGGTGAATACATCACCGGCAATTCATTACTAAAAACATGGATTGGTAATTTGACTACAGGAAAAATAGGGGTATTAATCTGGAATTGGGAAAATGGACGGGTTTTTCAAACGGCATCATTATTTATGTTCGGTATGTTGGCCGGCCGCAAAGCTCTTTTCGTAATGTCTGCCGAATCTAAACGGTTTTGGGTTAAAACACTGATCATTGCATTTATATTGTTCATCCCATTGTTTATTGCTAAAAACGGCATTGGTCATTGGGTGAATAGCGTAGCAATTCACCGTCCATTAATAACCATCATATCTTCTTGGTCAAATATGGCTTTTATGTTGGTATTAGTATCGGGTTTCGTTTTGCTTTTTCAAACCAGATTTTTTCATCGATTTTTAAATGTCTTTTCATCTTTTGGGCGTATGAGTTTGTCAAACTATATCATGCAATCTATCATTGGTTCATTTATTTACTATGGTTTTGGATTGGGTTTATACCAATACACTGGCGCAACATTTTGTTTACTTATCGGTATTGTGTTGGCCGTGCTGCAGGGATGTTTTAGTTCATGGTGGTTTAAACACCGCACGAAAGGACCACTCGAAACCATTTGGCATAATGTAACATGGGTTGGTTCAAAGTAA
- a CDS encoding ABC transporter ATP-binding protein produces MANTVIQVQNVSKSYWRDSFEVPVLNDITIEVNEGEFFGLMGPSGSGKTTLLNLIAGIDRPSKGNIIVGGIDIAKLNESALAKWRSQHIGFVFQFYNLLPVLTAFENVELPLLLTSLSKAERKKHVDLALDVVGLGDRTRHYPKQLSGGQEQRVAIARAIVTDPTLLVADEPTGDLDKHSAEEIMTLLERLNKEYKKTIVMVTHDPRAVEKATVVHHLDKGELS; encoded by the coding sequence ATGGCAAATACCGTCATACAGGTTCAAAATGTTTCAAAATCATATTGGCGGGATAGTTTTGAAGTTCCTGTTCTAAATGATATCACTATAGAAGTGAATGAAGGGGAGTTTTTCGGATTGATGGGTCCATCCGGATCCGGAAAAACAACATTGCTCAATCTCATTGCGGGCATCGATCGTCCAAGCAAAGGGAATATTATTGTCGGCGGTATCGATATCGCAAAACTCAACGAGTCGGCGCTGGCAAAATGGAGATCGCAGCATATCGGGTTTGTATTTCAATTTTATAATCTTCTTCCGGTACTCACGGCATTTGAAAATGTCGAGCTTCCGCTTCTTTTAACATCATTATCAAAAGCTGAACGCAAAAAGCATGTCGATCTTGCACTCGATGTCGTCGGCCTCGGCGACAGGACTCGGCATTATCCTAAACAACTTTCGGGCGGACAAGAACAGCGTGTGGCTATTGCCCGTGCCATCGTGACCGATCCTACATTGCTGGTTGCCGATGAACCGACTGGTGATCTTGATAAACACTCGGCCGAAGAGATTATGACTTTACTCGAGCGTTTGAATAAAGAATATAAAAAAACCATCGTGATGGTGACGCATGACCCGCGCGCAGTGGAAAAGGCCACAGTTGTTCATCACCTCGACAAAGGCGAATTGTCTTAA
- a CDS encoding VanZ family protein has protein sequence MCVFLYRSYLYDPDKSVCNIKSEENIISTESKISFRKKVQYWFPAFLWIGFIFWMSTGIFSAHNTYLFFVPLLRFFSPSISQKEIIVVHFIIRKLAHVTEYFISGLLLFRAFRNGSDKQREWLWAFSSFFVVVMIAASDELHQSFVYTRTASFADVGIDILGGFLAQCASVLIYRRHRQ, from the coding sequence TTGTGTGTTTTTCTCTACCGTTCGTATCTTTACGATCCGGATAAATCTGTTTGTAATATTAAATCAGAGGAGAATATTATTTCAACTGAGAGTAAAATAAGTTTCAGGAAAAAAGTTCAATATTGGTTTCCGGCTTTTCTATGGATAGGTTTTATCTTTTGGATGTCAACAGGAATATTTTCTGCACACAATACTTACCTGTTCTTCGTACCGCTGCTGCGTTTTTTTTCGCCGTCCATTTCCCAGAAAGAAATAATTGTTGTTCATTTCATCATACGGAAACTGGCACACGTTACCGAATACTTTATTTCAGGACTTTTACTTTTTCGAGCTTTTAGAAATGGCTCCGACAAGCAGAGGGAATGGCTTTGGGCGTTTTCTTCCTTCTTCGTCGTTGTGATGATAGCTGCCAGCGACGAGCTACACCAATCATTTGTCTATACGAGAACAGCCTCTTTCGCCGATGTTGGTATCGATATACTAGGAGGATTTCTTGCTCAATGCGCGAGTGTTTTGATATACCGGCGTCATCGACAATAA
- a CDS encoding ABC transporter permease translates to MKIPLKYTLRNFKSRRLTTAITVTGIALVVFVFAAVLMLAHGIQKTLVATGMPDNVIVARKSANGEISSIIVRNDYNIMLTLPHIAKQADGKPLASGETVVIINLPKKTGGLSNVTVRGVAQEAFLLRPQVHIVEGRMFKAGAREVVAGSAIVKNFTDTKIGSMVTFGGNQWTIVGKSDAGGSGFDSEMWGDNDQLQDAFNRQGGYSTMTFKLDQPDAFNAFKAAFDAEPRLQQFEPKIEKKFFEEQSEAMATFIRILGIFITVVFSFGATIGAMITMYAAVANRTVEVGTLRALGFRRRSVLSAFLIESLSLALIGGVIGLFLASFLQFFSISTLNYQSFSELQFSFALSPSIAFTSLLFSLFMGFAGGFLPAVRAARLNIVNALRSA, encoded by the coding sequence ATGAAAATTCCCTTGAAATATACATTACGCAATTTTAAATCGCGCAGGCTTACGACAGCAATTACTGTTACAGGTATTGCACTTGTTGTTTTTGTGTTCGCCGCGGTTCTTATGCTTGCGCATGGTATTCAGAAAACTCTCGTTGCAACAGGTATGCCGGACAACGTTATCGTGGCACGTAAATCAGCAAACGGAGAAATCTCCAGTATTATTGTCCGTAACGATTATAATATCATGCTTACGCTTCCGCATATTGCAAAACAAGCTGACGGCAAACCTCTGGCATCCGGTGAAACAGTTGTTATCATCAACTTACCGAAAAAGACAGGCGGGTTAAGCAACGTAACTGTGCGCGGCGTTGCACAAGAAGCGTTCCTCCTGCGCCCACAAGTACACATTGTAGAAGGCAGAATGTTTAAAGCAGGAGCGCGTGAAGTTGTCGCCGGTTCAGCAATAGTAAAAAATTTTACCGATACAAAAATCGGTTCTATGGTAACTTTCGGTGGTAATCAATGGACAATTGTTGGGAAATCTGATGCTGGCGGAAGCGGGTTTGATTCAGAGATGTGGGGCGACAATGATCAGCTGCAGGATGCCTTTAACCGCCAGGGCGGTTACTCAACAATGACGTTTAAACTTGATCAGCCTGATGCGTTTAATGCCTTCAAGGCAGCATTTGATGCCGAGCCGCGGCTGCAGCAATTCGAGCCAAAGATTGAAAAGAAATTTTTTGAGGAGCAATCGGAGGCAATGGCGACATTTATCCGCATCCTCGGTATTTTCATCACAGTTGTTTTTTCATTCGGTGCAACCATCGGCGCGATGATTACGATGTACGCCGCCGTCGCAAACCGTACGGTGGAAGTAGGAACATTACGCGCGCTCGGATTCAGGCGCCGCAGTGTGCTGTCGGCATTTTTAATCGAATCGCTTTCCCTTGCATTGATTGGCGGTGTGATCGGATTATTCTTGGCATCATTCCTGCAATTCTTTTCCATCTCGACATTGAATTACCAATCTTTTTCTGAGCTGCAATTTTCGTTTGCGCTGTCGCCTTCCATTGCTTTTACATCACTTCTCTTTTCGCTTTTTATGGGATTTGCCGGCGGCTTTTTACCTGCCGTGCGGGCGGCGCGATTAAATATTGTCAATGCGTTGCGTTCAGCTTAA
- a CDS encoding TIGR03546 family protein, with protein MFWLKLVTNFIKILREGQTPAQVAGGFALGSILGLSPMLTLQGLVVWLIILVLDVNLSAATFSLGLFALIAYIFDPIFHRLGYFLLVDIDGLKGLWTILYNAPIAPLTRFNNTVVIGSFVSALIFFTPIYFGMKKFVIAYRATLGVRMRNMKIYQIIDRSSLVQWYKRVRNLGGVL; from the coding sequence ATGTTCTGGCTTAAACTCGTCACAAATTTTATAAAAATCTTGCGAGAGGGGCAGACACCGGCGCAGGTTGCCGGTGGCTTCGCGCTTGGCTCCATTCTCGGTTTATCTCCTATGCTCACACTTCAAGGGTTGGTGGTGTGGCTGATTATACTTGTGTTAGATGTCAATTTATCGGCAGCGACATTCTCACTGGGACTGTTTGCGCTGATCGCATACATCTTCGATCCAATATTTCATCGGTTAGGATATTTCTTGCTTGTAGATATCGACGGCTTGAAGGGATTGTGGACAATACTTTACAATGCGCCCATTGCTCCGCTCACCCGCTTTAACAATACGGTGGTTATTGGAAGTTTTGTTAGTGCCCTCATTTTCTTTACGCCAATTTATTTCGGAATGAAGAAATTCGTCATTGCGTACCGCGCAACCCTCGGAGTTCGGATGCGCAATATGAAAATCTATCAGATTATAGACCGAAGTTCTCTCGTACAATGGTATAAGCGCGTACGGAACCTGGGGGGTGTACTATGA
- a CDS encoding TIGR03545 family protein, producing the protein MRRKFVLFILIPFIIFSIIVYLFVDSWITSGLEYAGEKAVGAKVEIDRLHVTINPIGVEFARLQVTSPDDGWKNAFETGKVKFALNFGQLLRGKYIIETMEVNNLILGTQRATDGSIPKPKENISTSQQLQFDSTGKPIAILPPLTEQAKSSLNPGGSKTSPSFDIDKIKRELKIDSLLNPNNLATYRHIDTLKKQINDASTQWQATLNDMDKSKAKLAEIESKAKSIDVGAIKDIQSASDALNNTKNILNNANEVKTSFNNQKTVLTDGVNKFNGSMKDLDDLATQDFRNVVSMAHLPDVSMKGIAEMVMGKDLLNKAYKYLGYVELARTKIQNSSDKPQIETPKRLKGQNIPFPVERAYPKFWIKKILISGGTDKANDPQYFYAKGQVLNISNDQRITGLPLTVDLMATKGGTTTLSLDAFFDRRKEIAVDNYKARLSGLAVTEMSLGQSDFLPAKVSNAVADASIVVDVPGNHFDSNTKIVFKNMNLAFERDPNGMVERIVHDVLSSIKGFNVNLRMWRNEDKFDVAFTTDLDDQLTSRTKQVIGDEVAKIQNDLRNKLNAKIAEKRQEVEKLLAEKKDMVTNRLKDYENQFNDKLAVVEAKKKDIENRIDQEKKKQADDITKKAKGALKGLFK; encoded by the coding sequence ATGAGAAGGAAATTTGTACTTTTTATCCTTATTCCTTTTATCATTTTTTCGATCATTGTTTATTTATTTGTCGATAGCTGGATTACATCTGGACTTGAATATGCTGGTGAAAAAGCTGTCGGTGCAAAAGTAGAAATTGACCGCTTACATGTAACAATCAATCCGATTGGTGTTGAGTTCGCCCGTTTACAGGTTACGAGTCCCGACGATGGTTGGAAGAATGCATTTGAAACCGGCAAAGTAAAATTTGCCTTGAATTTCGGCCAGTTATTACGCGGCAAGTACATCATCGAAACCATGGAAGTGAACAATCTTATCCTTGGCACTCAACGCGCAACGGATGGTTCCATTCCTAAACCAAAAGAAAATATTTCGACATCTCAACAGTTACAATTTGATTCGACGGGGAAACCCATTGCAATCCTTCCTCCGCTCACGGAACAAGCAAAGTCGTCTCTGAACCCTGGGGGTTCAAAAACATCACCATCATTTGATATTGACAAGATCAAGCGCGAATTAAAAATCGACAGCTTGTTGAATCCTAACAACCTCGCTACATACCGCCACATCGACACACTTAAAAAACAAATCAACGATGCAAGCACGCAATGGCAGGCTACTTTAAATGATATGGATAAATCAAAAGCGAAACTTGCAGAGATTGAATCCAAAGCAAAATCAATTGATGTGGGAGCAATTAAGGATATACAGTCGGCAAGCGATGCTTTAAATAACACAAAAAATATTCTTAATAATGCTAACGAGGTAAAAACTTCTTTTAATAATCAAAAGACTGTATTGACTGATGGTGTTAATAAGTTCAACGGTTCTATGAAAGATTTGGACGATCTTGCGACACAGGATTTTCGAAATGTTGTAAGCATGGCGCATCTGCCGGATGTTTCAATGAAGGGTATTGCAGAGATGGTCATGGGAAAAGATCTTTTAAATAAAGCATATAAATATCTCGGCTATGTTGAGCTTGCAAGAACAAAAATACAAAACTCTTCTGATAAACCGCAAATTGAAACGCCCAAGCGATTAAAGGGACAAAACATTCCATTCCCTGTCGAACGCGCTTACCCAAAATTCTGGATCAAGAAAATTCTTATTTCCGGCGGCACGGACAAAGCGAATGACCCACAGTACTTCTATGCCAAAGGACAAGTACTCAACATCAGCAACGACCAGCGTATTACCGGTTTACCGCTCACTGTTGATTTGATGGCAACCAAAGGTGGAACAACAACTCTTTCTCTTGACGCATTTTTCGATCGCCGCAAGGAGATTGCTGTAGACAATTATAAAGCACGGCTTTCCGGCTTAGCAGTTACAGAAATGTCTTTAGGACAGTCAGATTTTCTGCCTGCGAAAGTGTCAAATGCAGTTGCTGATGCTTCTATTGTTGTCGATGTGCCGGGTAATCATTTTGATTCAAACACAAAGATTGTATTTAAAAATATGAACTTAGCGTTTGAGCGCGATCCCAATGGAATGGTTGAACGTATTGTGCACGATGTGCTTTCTTCTATTAAGGGCTTTAATGTCAATTTAAGAATGTGGCGAAATGAAGATAAGTTTGATGTCGCATTTACAACCGACCTTGACGATCAACTGACATCGCGCACGAAGCAAGTCATTGGAGACGAAGTAGCGAAAATTCAGAATGATCTCCGCAACAAACTGAATGCAAAAATTGCGGAAAAACGCCAAGAGGTAGAAAAACTGTTAGCTGAAAAGAAAGATATGGTAACAAACCGCCTGAAAGATTACGAGAACCAGTTCAATGACAAGCTTGCAGTGGTAGAGGCAAAGAAAAAAGATATCGAAAATCGCATCGATCAAGAGAAGAAAAAGCAAGCGGACGATATAACCAAGAAAGCAAAAGGTGCGTTAAAAGGATTGTTTAAGTAA
- a CDS encoding efflux RND transporter periplasmic adaptor subunit yields the protein METKNIDLSALRIHRSQGVQDGPPKKTGMFIGIAATIIILVAGTFYLSQKIFSPVIEVKLVTAAWTSPSQSNAVLTASGYVVAQRKAAVASKGTGRLVFLGVVEGDRVKKDQIIARLEDSDIRALLEQSRANLRLNEADLKDAQRSLARQKSLLEKGLTTQAEYDAADARQQRVAASIEVAKAMVTGAEVSLENTLIRAPFNGTVLAKNADIGEMVVPMAASVGSKSAVVTIADMTSLQVEADVSESNIENVNNNQPCEITLDAYPGLRYEGLVAKIVPTADRSKATVMVKVAFRNYDSRVLPEMGAKVLFLTKQAEKNEMQEKPFLSIPSTAVTERDGKKIVYTMNDNTATSVVVTIGRHLGTSTEILSGLTPGEKVIDNINAAIVEGVKVKIQ from the coding sequence ATGGAAACAAAAAACATCGATCTTTCAGCACTTCGCATTCATCGTTCACAAGGCGTACAGGATGGACCACCCAAAAAAACTGGAATGTTTATAGGAATTGCTGCGACAATAATTATTCTTGTTGCCGGCACATTTTATCTTTCCCAGAAAATATTTTCCCCTGTTATAGAAGTAAAACTTGTAACAGCGGCTTGGACGTCTCCGTCACAATCAAATGCAGTGCTCACGGCAAGCGGCTATGTTGTCGCGCAGCGCAAAGCTGCCGTCGCATCCAAGGGGACGGGACGGCTGGTATTTCTTGGGGTTGTGGAGGGGGATCGTGTGAAGAAGGATCAAATTATTGCGCGCCTGGAAGATTCCGACATTCGTGCTTTGCTCGAACAGTCACGTGCAAATCTCCGGTTGAACGAAGCGGATTTGAAAGATGCACAGCGATCTCTTGCGCGTCAGAAATCTCTTCTGGAAAAAGGATTGACGACACAAGCGGAATATGATGCTGCAGATGCACGTCAACAGCGCGTTGCTGCCTCGATTGAGGTAGCAAAAGCGATGGTAACCGGTGCGGAAGTGTCGTTGGAAAACACTCTTATTCGAGCACCGTTTAATGGAACCGTGCTCGCTAAAAATGCAGATATCGGTGAAATGGTTGTACCAATGGCGGCAAGTGTGGGCTCGAAATCTGCGGTTGTAACGATTGCCGATATGACATCTTTGCAAGTAGAAGCCGATGTTTCTGAATCAAATATCGAGAATGTGAACAATAATCAACCATGCGAAATAACGCTTGATGCGTACCCGGGATTGCGCTATGAAGGACTTGTTGCAAAAATTGTTCCGACTGCCGACCGTTCAAAAGCAACCGTTATGGTGAAAGTGGCATTTAGAAATTATGATAGCCGCGTGTTGCCGGAAATGGGTGCAAAAGTTTTATTCCTTACAAAACAGGCAGAAAAAAACGAAATGCAAGAAAAGCCATTTTTATCCATTCCCTCAACTGCTGTTACGGAACGAGACGGAAAGAAAATTGTGTACACTATGAACGATAACACTGCAACGTCCGTTGTTGTCACGATCGGCCGTCACTTAGGCACATCGACAGAAATACTGAGCGGCCTCACACCAGGAGAAAAAGTTATCGACAATATCAATGCCGCCATTGTTGAAGGTGTGAAAGTAAAAATACAATAA